In Manduca sexta isolate Smith_Timp_Sample1 chromosome 23, JHU_Msex_v1.0, whole genome shotgun sequence, one DNA window encodes the following:
- the LOC115448256 gene encoding eukaryotic translation initiation factor 4E-binding protein Mextli isoform X1, translating to MDDTMSTLTKMTRTVKKLEVPRPLKSTTSSAHNRNSVLDVKINSVDDLIVLAEAVAYQMMQGNYDRALQSNVATMYSNLKLYGAQLEVLYKDFLDRYFVVFRNGSQDERLDKKTRLHLLELIELRAKLWQGSDYMSQYYRHRGTHAEPLLVPTMEGSGAGGSVSPTLAAPAEPPALLAPGEVIKPSGKFPKPTKIPGKNYSKDEVVIRNADSGKVMGIKGRRVHMIEELSDTIISFQRVSPGAKERLVQITGPNEENVNHAKHLIGDTIRRNASPVRLEGAEGGGRGSRASLDSAGSDEPPRHEKSPHNSRALLHSFSTNDAALGEYKYTVTFGPHSIKITGNNLDLVKTAKLVLDEYFESAGALEALGAGSGDFFTLSQRPGAALLLRDDTALNGTDDDVFAPSDHAAAEGDATPRRPRFSRATSTDKNQGGGSRQCYTYETLLQYADSPLSKLPPAGLAGFPQELARKSCLEFDSAGYLRKARQAATTSVAAEDAADSPEPE from the exons ATGGATGA CACCATGTCGACCCTAACGAAAATGACCCGCACGGTTAAGAAACTGGAGGTGCCCAGACCCCTGAAATCAACGACTAGTTCAGCACACAACCGCAACTCTGTTTTGGACGTCAAAATAAATTCTG TCGATGACCTGATTGTGTTGGCAGAGGCGGTTGCCTATCAAATGATGCAGGGGAACTACGACCGCGCGCTCCAGAGCAACGTGGCCACTATGTACTCTAATCTGAAGCTATATGGCGCACAGCTTGAAGTGCTCTATAAGGATTTTCTGGATAG GTACTTTGTGGTGTTCAGGAATGGTTCGCAGGACGAACGGCTCGATAAGAAGACGAGACTTCATCTCTTGGAGTTGATCGAGTTGCGAGCCAAACTGTGGCAGGGATCGGATTACATGAGTCAATACTACAGGCACCGTGGTACACATGCTGAG CCGCTGCTGGTGCCGACGATGGAGGGTTCCGGGGCGGGCGGCTCGGTGTCCCCCACGCTGGCTGCGCCCGCCGAGCCGCCCGCGCTGCTCGCGCCCGGGGAGGTCATCAAGCCCTCGGGCAAGTTCCCCAAGCCCACCAAGATCCCCGGCAAGAACTACTCCAAGGACGAAGTCGTCATTAGAAATGCTGACTCCGGAAAAG TGATGGGTATCAAGGGCAGGAGGGTGCACATGATCGAGGAGCTAAGTGATACGATTATATCGTTTCAGCGAG TGAGCCCCGGAGCTAAGGAGCGTCTCGTGCAAATCACTGGCCCCAATGAGGAAAATGTCAA CCACGCGAAGCACCTGATCGGCGACACGATCCGCCGCAACGCGTCGCCCGTGCGGCTCGAGGGCGCGGAGGGCGGCGGCCGCGGCTCGCGCGCCTCGCTCGACTCCGCCGGCTCCGACGAGCCGCCGCGACACGAG AAATCCCCTCACAACTCCAGAGCTCTGCTTCATAGTTTTTCTACGAATGATGCTGCATTAGGAGAATATAAGTATACTGTGACTTTCGGACCACATTCCATTAAGATCACGGGCAACAATTTGGATCTTGTTAAG ACGGCGAAGCTAGTGCTGGACGAGTACTTCGAGAGCGCGGGCGCGCTGGAGGCGCTGGGCGCGGGGTCGGGAGACTTCTTCACGCTGTCGCAGCGGCCCGGCGCCGCGCTGCTGCTGCGCGACGACACCGCGCTCAACGGCACCGACGACGACGTGTTCGCGCCCTCCGACCACGCTG CGGCGGAGGGGGACGCCACGCCGCGCCGTCCGCGCTTCTCGCGCGCCACCAGCACTGACAAGAACCAAG GTGGCGGCTCGCGGCAGTGCTACACGTACGAGACGCTGCTGCAGTACGCCGACTCGCCGCTCAGCAAGCTGCCGCCCGCCGGCCTGGCCGGCTTCCCGCAGGAGCTGGCGCGCAAG AGCTGCCTGGAGTTCGACAGCGCCGGGTACCTGCGCAAGGCGCGGCAGGCGGCGACCACGAGCGTGGCGGCGGAGGACGCGGCTGACTCGCCCGAGCCCGAGTAA
- the LOC115448256 gene encoding eukaryotic translation initiation factor 4E-binding protein Mextli isoform X2, with amino-acid sequence MSTLTKMTRTVKKLEVPRPLKSTTSSAHNRNSVLDVKINSVDDLIVLAEAVAYQMMQGNYDRALQSNVATMYSNLKLYGAQLEVLYKDFLDRYFVVFRNGSQDERLDKKTRLHLLELIELRAKLWQGSDYMSQYYRHRGTHAEPLLVPTMEGSGAGGSVSPTLAAPAEPPALLAPGEVIKPSGKFPKPTKIPGKNYSKDEVVIRNADSGKVMGIKGRRVHMIEELSDTIISFQRVSPGAKERLVQITGPNEENVNHAKHLIGDTIRRNASPVRLEGAEGGGRGSRASLDSAGSDEPPRHEKSPHNSRALLHSFSTNDAALGEYKYTVTFGPHSIKITGNNLDLVKTAKLVLDEYFESAGALEALGAGSGDFFTLSQRPGAALLLRDDTALNGTDDDVFAPSDHAAAEGDATPRRPRFSRATSTDKNQGGGSRQCYTYETLLQYADSPLSKLPPAGLAGFPQELARKSCLEFDSAGYLRKARQAATTSVAAEDAADSPEPE; translated from the exons ATGTCGACCCTAACGAAAATGACCCGCACGGTTAAGAAACTGGAGGTGCCCAGACCCCTGAAATCAACGACTAGTTCAGCACACAACCGCAACTCTGTTTTGGACGTCAAAATAAATTCTG TCGATGACCTGATTGTGTTGGCAGAGGCGGTTGCCTATCAAATGATGCAGGGGAACTACGACCGCGCGCTCCAGAGCAACGTGGCCACTATGTACTCTAATCTGAAGCTATATGGCGCACAGCTTGAAGTGCTCTATAAGGATTTTCTGGATAG GTACTTTGTGGTGTTCAGGAATGGTTCGCAGGACGAACGGCTCGATAAGAAGACGAGACTTCATCTCTTGGAGTTGATCGAGTTGCGAGCCAAACTGTGGCAGGGATCGGATTACATGAGTCAATACTACAGGCACCGTGGTACACATGCTGAG CCGCTGCTGGTGCCGACGATGGAGGGTTCCGGGGCGGGCGGCTCGGTGTCCCCCACGCTGGCTGCGCCCGCCGAGCCGCCCGCGCTGCTCGCGCCCGGGGAGGTCATCAAGCCCTCGGGCAAGTTCCCCAAGCCCACCAAGATCCCCGGCAAGAACTACTCCAAGGACGAAGTCGTCATTAGAAATGCTGACTCCGGAAAAG TGATGGGTATCAAGGGCAGGAGGGTGCACATGATCGAGGAGCTAAGTGATACGATTATATCGTTTCAGCGAG TGAGCCCCGGAGCTAAGGAGCGTCTCGTGCAAATCACTGGCCCCAATGAGGAAAATGTCAA CCACGCGAAGCACCTGATCGGCGACACGATCCGCCGCAACGCGTCGCCCGTGCGGCTCGAGGGCGCGGAGGGCGGCGGCCGCGGCTCGCGCGCCTCGCTCGACTCCGCCGGCTCCGACGAGCCGCCGCGACACGAG AAATCCCCTCACAACTCCAGAGCTCTGCTTCATAGTTTTTCTACGAATGATGCTGCATTAGGAGAATATAAGTATACTGTGACTTTCGGACCACATTCCATTAAGATCACGGGCAACAATTTGGATCTTGTTAAG ACGGCGAAGCTAGTGCTGGACGAGTACTTCGAGAGCGCGGGCGCGCTGGAGGCGCTGGGCGCGGGGTCGGGAGACTTCTTCACGCTGTCGCAGCGGCCCGGCGCCGCGCTGCTGCTGCGCGACGACACCGCGCTCAACGGCACCGACGACGACGTGTTCGCGCCCTCCGACCACGCTG CGGCGGAGGGGGACGCCACGCCGCGCCGTCCGCGCTTCTCGCGCGCCACCAGCACTGACAAGAACCAAG GTGGCGGCTCGCGGCAGTGCTACACGTACGAGACGCTGCTGCAGTACGCCGACTCGCCGCTCAGCAAGCTGCCGCCCGCCGGCCTGGCCGGCTTCCCGCAGGAGCTGGCGCGCAAG AGCTGCCTGGAGTTCGACAGCGCCGGGTACCTGCGCAAGGCGCGGCAGGCGGCGACCACGAGCGTGGCGGCGGAGGACGCGGCTGACTCGCCCGAGCCCGAGTAA
- the LOC115448256 gene encoding eukaryotic translation initiation factor 4E-binding protein Mextli isoform X3: MDDTMSTLTKMTRTVKKLEVPRPLKSTTSSAHNRNSVLDVKINSVDDLIVLAEAVAYQMMQGNYDRALQSNVATMYSNLKLYGAQLEVLYKDFLDRYFVVFRNGSQDERLDKKTRLHLLELIELRAKLWQGSDYMSQYYRHRGTHAEPLLVPTMEGSGAGGSVSPTLAAPAEPPALLAPGEVIKPSGKFPKPTKIPGKNYSKDEVVIRNADSGKVMGIKGRRVHMIEELSDTIISFQRVSPGAKERLVQITGPNEENVNHAKHLIGDTIRRNASPVRLEGAEGGGRGSRASLDSAGSDEPPRHEKSPHNSRALLHSFSTNDAALGEYKYTVTFGPHSIKITGNNLDLVKTAKLVLDEYFESAGALEALGAGSGDFFTLSQRPGAALLLRDDTALNGTDDDVFAPSDHAGGGSRQCYTYETLLQYADSPLSKLPPAGLAGFPQELARKSCLEFDSAGYLRKARQAATTSVAAEDAADSPEPE; this comes from the exons ATGGATGA CACCATGTCGACCCTAACGAAAATGACCCGCACGGTTAAGAAACTGGAGGTGCCCAGACCCCTGAAATCAACGACTAGTTCAGCACACAACCGCAACTCTGTTTTGGACGTCAAAATAAATTCTG TCGATGACCTGATTGTGTTGGCAGAGGCGGTTGCCTATCAAATGATGCAGGGGAACTACGACCGCGCGCTCCAGAGCAACGTGGCCACTATGTACTCTAATCTGAAGCTATATGGCGCACAGCTTGAAGTGCTCTATAAGGATTTTCTGGATAG GTACTTTGTGGTGTTCAGGAATGGTTCGCAGGACGAACGGCTCGATAAGAAGACGAGACTTCATCTCTTGGAGTTGATCGAGTTGCGAGCCAAACTGTGGCAGGGATCGGATTACATGAGTCAATACTACAGGCACCGTGGTACACATGCTGAG CCGCTGCTGGTGCCGACGATGGAGGGTTCCGGGGCGGGCGGCTCGGTGTCCCCCACGCTGGCTGCGCCCGCCGAGCCGCCCGCGCTGCTCGCGCCCGGGGAGGTCATCAAGCCCTCGGGCAAGTTCCCCAAGCCCACCAAGATCCCCGGCAAGAACTACTCCAAGGACGAAGTCGTCATTAGAAATGCTGACTCCGGAAAAG TGATGGGTATCAAGGGCAGGAGGGTGCACATGATCGAGGAGCTAAGTGATACGATTATATCGTTTCAGCGAG TGAGCCCCGGAGCTAAGGAGCGTCTCGTGCAAATCACTGGCCCCAATGAGGAAAATGTCAA CCACGCGAAGCACCTGATCGGCGACACGATCCGCCGCAACGCGTCGCCCGTGCGGCTCGAGGGCGCGGAGGGCGGCGGCCGCGGCTCGCGCGCCTCGCTCGACTCCGCCGGCTCCGACGAGCCGCCGCGACACGAG AAATCCCCTCACAACTCCAGAGCTCTGCTTCATAGTTTTTCTACGAATGATGCTGCATTAGGAGAATATAAGTATACTGTGACTTTCGGACCACATTCCATTAAGATCACGGGCAACAATTTGGATCTTGTTAAG ACGGCGAAGCTAGTGCTGGACGAGTACTTCGAGAGCGCGGGCGCGCTGGAGGCGCTGGGCGCGGGGTCGGGAGACTTCTTCACGCTGTCGCAGCGGCCCGGCGCCGCGCTGCTGCTGCGCGACGACACCGCGCTCAACGGCACCGACGACGACGTGTTCGCGCCCTCCGACCACGCTG GTGGCGGCTCGCGGCAGTGCTACACGTACGAGACGCTGCTGCAGTACGCCGACTCGCCGCTCAGCAAGCTGCCGCCCGCCGGCCTGGCCGGCTTCCCGCAGGAGCTGGCGCGCAAG AGCTGCCTGGAGTTCGACAGCGCCGGGTACCTGCGCAAGGCGCGGCAGGCGGCGACCACGAGCGTGGCGGCGGAGGACGCGGCTGACTCGCCCGAGCCCGAGTAA
- the LOC115448256 gene encoding eukaryotic translation initiation factor 4E-binding protein Mextli isoform X5, with translation MDDTMSTLTKMTRTVKKLEVPRPLKSTTSSAHNRNSVLDVKINSVDDLIVLAEAVAYQMMQGNYDRALQSNVATMYSNLKLYGAQLEVLYKDFLDRYFVVFRNGSQDERLDKKTRLHLLELIELRAKLWQGSDYMSQYYRHRGTHAEPLLVPTMEGSGAGGSVSPTLAAPAEPPALLAPGEVIKPSGKFPKPTKIPGKNYSKDEVVIRNADSGKVSPGAKERLVQITGPNEENVNHAKHLIGDTIRRNASPVRLEGAEGGGRGSRASLDSAGSDEPPRHEKSPHNSRALLHSFSTNDAALGEYKYTVTFGPHSIKITGNNLDLVKTAKLVLDEYFESAGALEALGAGSGDFFTLSQRPGAALLLRDDTALNGTDDDVFAPSDHAAAEGDATPRRPRFSRATSTDKNQGGGSRQCYTYETLLQYADSPLSKLPPAGLAGFPQELARKSCLEFDSAGYLRKARQAATTSVAAEDAADSPEPE, from the exons ATGGATGA CACCATGTCGACCCTAACGAAAATGACCCGCACGGTTAAGAAACTGGAGGTGCCCAGACCCCTGAAATCAACGACTAGTTCAGCACACAACCGCAACTCTGTTTTGGACGTCAAAATAAATTCTG TCGATGACCTGATTGTGTTGGCAGAGGCGGTTGCCTATCAAATGATGCAGGGGAACTACGACCGCGCGCTCCAGAGCAACGTGGCCACTATGTACTCTAATCTGAAGCTATATGGCGCACAGCTTGAAGTGCTCTATAAGGATTTTCTGGATAG GTACTTTGTGGTGTTCAGGAATGGTTCGCAGGACGAACGGCTCGATAAGAAGACGAGACTTCATCTCTTGGAGTTGATCGAGTTGCGAGCCAAACTGTGGCAGGGATCGGATTACATGAGTCAATACTACAGGCACCGTGGTACACATGCTGAG CCGCTGCTGGTGCCGACGATGGAGGGTTCCGGGGCGGGCGGCTCGGTGTCCCCCACGCTGGCTGCGCCCGCCGAGCCGCCCGCGCTGCTCGCGCCCGGGGAGGTCATCAAGCCCTCGGGCAAGTTCCCCAAGCCCACCAAGATCCCCGGCAAGAACTACTCCAAGGACGAAGTCGTCATTAGAAATGCTGACTCCGGAAAAG TGAGCCCCGGAGCTAAGGAGCGTCTCGTGCAAATCACTGGCCCCAATGAGGAAAATGTCAA CCACGCGAAGCACCTGATCGGCGACACGATCCGCCGCAACGCGTCGCCCGTGCGGCTCGAGGGCGCGGAGGGCGGCGGCCGCGGCTCGCGCGCCTCGCTCGACTCCGCCGGCTCCGACGAGCCGCCGCGACACGAG AAATCCCCTCACAACTCCAGAGCTCTGCTTCATAGTTTTTCTACGAATGATGCTGCATTAGGAGAATATAAGTATACTGTGACTTTCGGACCACATTCCATTAAGATCACGGGCAACAATTTGGATCTTGTTAAG ACGGCGAAGCTAGTGCTGGACGAGTACTTCGAGAGCGCGGGCGCGCTGGAGGCGCTGGGCGCGGGGTCGGGAGACTTCTTCACGCTGTCGCAGCGGCCCGGCGCCGCGCTGCTGCTGCGCGACGACACCGCGCTCAACGGCACCGACGACGACGTGTTCGCGCCCTCCGACCACGCTG CGGCGGAGGGGGACGCCACGCCGCGCCGTCCGCGCTTCTCGCGCGCCACCAGCACTGACAAGAACCAAG GTGGCGGCTCGCGGCAGTGCTACACGTACGAGACGCTGCTGCAGTACGCCGACTCGCCGCTCAGCAAGCTGCCGCCCGCCGGCCTGGCCGGCTTCCCGCAGGAGCTGGCGCGCAAG AGCTGCCTGGAGTTCGACAGCGCCGGGTACCTGCGCAAGGCGCGGCAGGCGGCGACCACGAGCGTGGCGGCGGAGGACGCGGCTGACTCGCCCGAGCCCGAGTAA
- the LOC115448256 gene encoding eukaryotic translation initiation factor 4E-binding protein Mextli isoform X6: protein MDDTMSTLTKMTRTVKKLEVPRPLKSTTSSAHNRNSVLDVKINSVDDLIVLAEAVAYQMMQGNYDRALQSNVATMYSNLKLYGAQLEVLYKDFLDRYFVVFRNGSQDERLDKKTRLHLLELIELRAKLWQGSDYMSQYYRHRGTHAEPLLVPTMEGSGAGGSVSPTLAAPAEPPALLAPGEVIKPSGKFPKPTKIPGKNYSKDEVVIRNADSGKVMGIKGRRVHMIEELSDTIISFQRVSPGAKERLVQITGPNEENVNHAKHLIGDTIRRNASPVRLEGAEGGGRGSRASLDSAGSDEPPRHEKSPHNSRALLHSFSTNDAALGEYKYTVTFGPHSIKITGNNLDLVKTAKLVLDEYFESAGALEALGAGSGDFFTLSQRPGAALLLRDDTALNGTDDDVFAPSDHAGGGSRQCYTYETLLQYADSPLSKLPPAGLAGFPQELARKNGYSRGVRYR from the exons ATGGATGA CACCATGTCGACCCTAACGAAAATGACCCGCACGGTTAAGAAACTGGAGGTGCCCAGACCCCTGAAATCAACGACTAGTTCAGCACACAACCGCAACTCTGTTTTGGACGTCAAAATAAATTCTG TCGATGACCTGATTGTGTTGGCAGAGGCGGTTGCCTATCAAATGATGCAGGGGAACTACGACCGCGCGCTCCAGAGCAACGTGGCCACTATGTACTCTAATCTGAAGCTATATGGCGCACAGCTTGAAGTGCTCTATAAGGATTTTCTGGATAG GTACTTTGTGGTGTTCAGGAATGGTTCGCAGGACGAACGGCTCGATAAGAAGACGAGACTTCATCTCTTGGAGTTGATCGAGTTGCGAGCCAAACTGTGGCAGGGATCGGATTACATGAGTCAATACTACAGGCACCGTGGTACACATGCTGAG CCGCTGCTGGTGCCGACGATGGAGGGTTCCGGGGCGGGCGGCTCGGTGTCCCCCACGCTGGCTGCGCCCGCCGAGCCGCCCGCGCTGCTCGCGCCCGGGGAGGTCATCAAGCCCTCGGGCAAGTTCCCCAAGCCCACCAAGATCCCCGGCAAGAACTACTCCAAGGACGAAGTCGTCATTAGAAATGCTGACTCCGGAAAAG TGATGGGTATCAAGGGCAGGAGGGTGCACATGATCGAGGAGCTAAGTGATACGATTATATCGTTTCAGCGAG TGAGCCCCGGAGCTAAGGAGCGTCTCGTGCAAATCACTGGCCCCAATGAGGAAAATGTCAA CCACGCGAAGCACCTGATCGGCGACACGATCCGCCGCAACGCGTCGCCCGTGCGGCTCGAGGGCGCGGAGGGCGGCGGCCGCGGCTCGCGCGCCTCGCTCGACTCCGCCGGCTCCGACGAGCCGCCGCGACACGAG AAATCCCCTCACAACTCCAGAGCTCTGCTTCATAGTTTTTCTACGAATGATGCTGCATTAGGAGAATATAAGTATACTGTGACTTTCGGACCACATTCCATTAAGATCACGGGCAACAATTTGGATCTTGTTAAG ACGGCGAAGCTAGTGCTGGACGAGTACTTCGAGAGCGCGGGCGCGCTGGAGGCGCTGGGCGCGGGGTCGGGAGACTTCTTCACGCTGTCGCAGCGGCCCGGCGCCGCGCTGCTGCTGCGCGACGACACCGCGCTCAACGGCACCGACGACGACGTGTTCGCGCCCTCCGACCACGCTG GTGGCGGCTCGCGGCAGTGCTACACGTACGAGACGCTGCTGCAGTACGCCGACTCGCCGCTCAGCAAGCTGCCGCCCGCCGGCCTGGCCGGCTTCCCGCAGGAGCTGGCGCGCAAG AACGGATATTCGAGAGGGGTTCGCTACAGGTAG
- the LOC115448256 gene encoding eukaryotic translation initiation factor 4E-binding protein Mextli isoform X4, with the protein MDDTMSTLTKMTRTVKKLEVPRPLKSTTSSAHNRNSVLDVKINSVDDLIVLAEAVAYQMMQGNYDRALQSNVATMYSNLKLYGAQLEVLYKDFLDRYFVVFRNGSQDERLDKKTRLHLLELIELRAKLWQGSDYMSQYYRHRGTHAEPLLVPTMEGSGAGGSVSPTLAAPAEPPALLAPGEVIKPSGKFPKPTKIPGKNYSKDEVVIRNADSGKVMGIKGRRVHMIEELSDTIISFQRVSPGAKERLVQITGPNEENVNHAKHLIGDTIRRNASPVRLEGAEGGGRGSRASLDSAGSDEPPRHEKSPHNSRALLHSFSTNDAALGEYKYTVTFGPHSIKITGNNLDLVKTAKLVLDEYFESAGALEALGAGSGDFFTLSQRPGAALLLRDDTALNGTDDDVFAPSDHAAAEGDATPRRPRFSRATSTDKNQGGGSRQCYTYETLLQYADSPLSKLPPAGLAGFPQELARKNGYSRGVRYR; encoded by the exons ATGGATGA CACCATGTCGACCCTAACGAAAATGACCCGCACGGTTAAGAAACTGGAGGTGCCCAGACCCCTGAAATCAACGACTAGTTCAGCACACAACCGCAACTCTGTTTTGGACGTCAAAATAAATTCTG TCGATGACCTGATTGTGTTGGCAGAGGCGGTTGCCTATCAAATGATGCAGGGGAACTACGACCGCGCGCTCCAGAGCAACGTGGCCACTATGTACTCTAATCTGAAGCTATATGGCGCACAGCTTGAAGTGCTCTATAAGGATTTTCTGGATAG GTACTTTGTGGTGTTCAGGAATGGTTCGCAGGACGAACGGCTCGATAAGAAGACGAGACTTCATCTCTTGGAGTTGATCGAGTTGCGAGCCAAACTGTGGCAGGGATCGGATTACATGAGTCAATACTACAGGCACCGTGGTACACATGCTGAG CCGCTGCTGGTGCCGACGATGGAGGGTTCCGGGGCGGGCGGCTCGGTGTCCCCCACGCTGGCTGCGCCCGCCGAGCCGCCCGCGCTGCTCGCGCCCGGGGAGGTCATCAAGCCCTCGGGCAAGTTCCCCAAGCCCACCAAGATCCCCGGCAAGAACTACTCCAAGGACGAAGTCGTCATTAGAAATGCTGACTCCGGAAAAG TGATGGGTATCAAGGGCAGGAGGGTGCACATGATCGAGGAGCTAAGTGATACGATTATATCGTTTCAGCGAG TGAGCCCCGGAGCTAAGGAGCGTCTCGTGCAAATCACTGGCCCCAATGAGGAAAATGTCAA CCACGCGAAGCACCTGATCGGCGACACGATCCGCCGCAACGCGTCGCCCGTGCGGCTCGAGGGCGCGGAGGGCGGCGGCCGCGGCTCGCGCGCCTCGCTCGACTCCGCCGGCTCCGACGAGCCGCCGCGACACGAG AAATCCCCTCACAACTCCAGAGCTCTGCTTCATAGTTTTTCTACGAATGATGCTGCATTAGGAGAATATAAGTATACTGTGACTTTCGGACCACATTCCATTAAGATCACGGGCAACAATTTGGATCTTGTTAAG ACGGCGAAGCTAGTGCTGGACGAGTACTTCGAGAGCGCGGGCGCGCTGGAGGCGCTGGGCGCGGGGTCGGGAGACTTCTTCACGCTGTCGCAGCGGCCCGGCGCCGCGCTGCTGCTGCGCGACGACACCGCGCTCAACGGCACCGACGACGACGTGTTCGCGCCCTCCGACCACGCTG CGGCGGAGGGGGACGCCACGCCGCGCCGTCCGCGCTTCTCGCGCGCCACCAGCACTGACAAGAACCAAG GTGGCGGCTCGCGGCAGTGCTACACGTACGAGACGCTGCTGCAGTACGCCGACTCGCCGCTCAGCAAGCTGCCGCCCGCCGGCCTGGCCGGCTTCCCGCAGGAGCTGGCGCGCAAG AACGGATATTCGAGAGGGGTTCGCTACAGGTAG
- the LOC115448256 gene encoding eukaryotic translation initiation factor 4E-binding protein Mextli isoform X7, translating into MDDTMSTLTKMTRTVKKLEVPRPLKSTTSSAHNRNSVLDVKINSVDDLIVLAEAVAYQMMQGNYDRALQSNVATMYSNLKLYGAQLEVLYKDFLDRYFVVFRNGSQDERLDKKTRLHLLELIELRAKLWQGSDYMSQYYRHRGTHAEPLLVPTMEGSGAGGSVSPTLAAPAEPPALLAPGEVIKPSGKFPKPTKIPGKNYSKDEVVIRNADSGKVMGIKGRRVHMIEELSDTIISFQRVSPGAKERLVQITGPNEENVNHAKHLIGDTIRRNASPVRLEGAEGGGRGSRASLDSAGSDEPPRHEKSPHNSRALLHSFSTNDAALGEYKYTVTFGPHSIKITGNNLDLVKTAKLVLDEYFESAGALEALGAGSGDFFTLSQRPGAALLLRDDTALNGTDDDVFAPSDHAENGG; encoded by the exons ATGGATGA CACCATGTCGACCCTAACGAAAATGACCCGCACGGTTAAGAAACTGGAGGTGCCCAGACCCCTGAAATCAACGACTAGTTCAGCACACAACCGCAACTCTGTTTTGGACGTCAAAATAAATTCTG TCGATGACCTGATTGTGTTGGCAGAGGCGGTTGCCTATCAAATGATGCAGGGGAACTACGACCGCGCGCTCCAGAGCAACGTGGCCACTATGTACTCTAATCTGAAGCTATATGGCGCACAGCTTGAAGTGCTCTATAAGGATTTTCTGGATAG GTACTTTGTGGTGTTCAGGAATGGTTCGCAGGACGAACGGCTCGATAAGAAGACGAGACTTCATCTCTTGGAGTTGATCGAGTTGCGAGCCAAACTGTGGCAGGGATCGGATTACATGAGTCAATACTACAGGCACCGTGGTACACATGCTGAG CCGCTGCTGGTGCCGACGATGGAGGGTTCCGGGGCGGGCGGCTCGGTGTCCCCCACGCTGGCTGCGCCCGCCGAGCCGCCCGCGCTGCTCGCGCCCGGGGAGGTCATCAAGCCCTCGGGCAAGTTCCCCAAGCCCACCAAGATCCCCGGCAAGAACTACTCCAAGGACGAAGTCGTCATTAGAAATGCTGACTCCGGAAAAG TGATGGGTATCAAGGGCAGGAGGGTGCACATGATCGAGGAGCTAAGTGATACGATTATATCGTTTCAGCGAG TGAGCCCCGGAGCTAAGGAGCGTCTCGTGCAAATCACTGGCCCCAATGAGGAAAATGTCAA CCACGCGAAGCACCTGATCGGCGACACGATCCGCCGCAACGCGTCGCCCGTGCGGCTCGAGGGCGCGGAGGGCGGCGGCCGCGGCTCGCGCGCCTCGCTCGACTCCGCCGGCTCCGACGAGCCGCCGCGACACGAG AAATCCCCTCACAACTCCAGAGCTCTGCTTCATAGTTTTTCTACGAATGATGCTGCATTAGGAGAATATAAGTATACTGTGACTTTCGGACCACATTCCATTAAGATCACGGGCAACAATTTGGATCTTGTTAAG ACGGCGAAGCTAGTGCTGGACGAGTACTTCGAGAGCGCGGGCGCGCTGGAGGCGCTGGGCGCGGGGTCGGGAGACTTCTTCACGCTGTCGCAGCGGCCCGGCGCCGCGCTGCTGCTGCGCGACGACACCGCGCTCAACGGCACCGACGACGACGTGTTCGCGCCCTCCGACCACGCTG AGAATGGGGGCTAA